From one Zonotrichia leucophrys gambelii isolate GWCS_2022_RI unplaced genomic scaffold, RI_Zleu_2.0 Scaffold_55_320004, whole genome shotgun sequence genomic stretch:
- the LOC135460546 gene encoding DNA-directed RNA polymerase II subunit RPB1-like, translating into MTECPGHFGHIELAKPVFHVGFLGKTMKILRCVCFFCSKLLVDSNNPKIKDILGKSKGQPKKRLTHVYDLCKGKNICEGGEEMDHKFGVEQPEGDDDLAKEKGHGGCGRYQPRIRRSGLELCAEWKPQ; encoded by the exons ATGACGGAGTGTCCCGGTCACTTTGGCCACATCGAGCTGGCCAAGCCCGTGTTCCACGTTGGCTTTTTGGGGAAAACCATGAAAATCCTGCGCTGCGTCTGCTTCTTCTGCTCCAAGCTGCTCGTGGACTcg AACAACCCCAAGATCAAGGACATCCTGGGCAAGTCCAAGGGGCAGCCCAAGAAGCGCCTCACGCACGTCTACGACCTCTGCAAGGGCAAGAACATCTGCGAGGGCGGCGAGGAGATGGACCACAAGTTCGGCGTGGAGCAGCCCGAGGGCGACGACGACCTCGCCAAGGAGAAg gGCCACGGTGGGTGTGGGCGGTACCAGCCGCGCATCCGCCGCTcggggctggagctctgtgccGAGTGGAAGCCCCAATaa